A stretch of the Arthrobacter stackebrandtii genome encodes the following:
- a CDS encoding ATP-dependent helicase: protein MSTQGEQGLPQLRLVPPASSIRSAPALSADQRAVVELAPGSGPVLVWGAPGTGKSTVLVEAAVKRMEHDGVDPAGALLLAPSRLAAGRLRDGLSARLTKSLSTSPARTWSSYAFDLLRRAKVEGRMPHLDGPPRLMSGPEQDLIIRDLLAGHREGLGTAPDWPRELGDALDTRGFRQEIRQLFDRVIEYGLVPEELADLGRANHRPDWVAAAQLYGEYRDVVDWGKSGSFDPAGIITAAATLLTLDPEFLERERHRLGLIVVDDIQEANKAVHELLALVGRGKDIIVSASPDTVVQGFRGARPDLVASLSETLSTDERPLQQFALTVSHRMGPELAAAWSGVAERIFQIRGGHKARQLAWPGQSEDTADGPGAEAGDPASDLEQEFNNEPAVTAHVVASEVHELRLVAERILHLQHLRGHSLSEVAVIVRTGSALAALQRYLSAQGIAVKVPVAENPVRDEPAVRPLLEALGIALAPETLDAEACVALLTSRLGRSTALHLRRLRQALRQQELHDGGGRASDELLVEALLNPDKLGPLGWEAANARRIAAMLAAGRAAVAEPGANAETVLWALWDACDTSGTWETQALRGGPTGIRADRDLDAVMALFQTAERYVDQLPGSSPQQFLDYLMDQELPMDTLAARAQRSDAVEILTPASAAGREWPVVIVAGLQEGVWPNTRLRGELLGSQLLVDVLEKGPEAARQVDPAARLRDIRYDELRSFAAAISRAGRKLILTAAAGHELQPSQFIDLAAPYMPSTDSGGESQYPVRPVEQVPRPMTLRSLVAELRQESEMHAEPEAARMLAVLAGNQVPGAAPEQWWGLAPLSSDGPIIAPGEPVVVSPSKVEEVLKSPLNWFVRAAGGEATTDFARSLGTLIHSIAQDIPAGAGHEYLAELERRWPSLGLPESWETDQDYLRAQTMLGKLAQYVIDARMEGRRLLAVEENFAVDVGELPADASGAGGTNAADAADAGTPPAGDGGSPAVPPAGQPRTVRLRGQVDRLEADANGNLVVVDIKTGRNKPTKEQVLVHPQLGAYQVAVAAGGFEELAAAVGLAGAGSGGAALLPLGDTTKSVKTQDQPAMVAGSDDDPTLKVMEAALLMAQSAFPARHGADWSERNGCPLPTICPLCPEGKQVTE from the coding sequence ATGAGCACGCAAGGAGAACAGGGCCTGCCGCAGCTGAGGCTGGTGCCGCCGGCCAGCAGCATCCGCAGCGCCCCTGCATTGAGCGCCGACCAGCGCGCCGTGGTGGAGCTGGCCCCCGGCAGCGGGCCGGTCCTGGTGTGGGGTGCGCCCGGAACGGGCAAATCCACCGTGCTGGTGGAGGCGGCCGTGAAGCGGATGGAGCACGACGGCGTTGACCCAGCAGGTGCCCTCCTGCTGGCCCCGTCGCGGCTGGCTGCCGGACGGCTGCGCGACGGCCTGAGTGCCCGGCTCACCAAGAGCCTGAGCACCTCCCCGGCCAGGACCTGGTCCTCCTATGCCTTCGACCTGCTGCGGCGGGCCAAGGTGGAGGGGCGGATGCCGCACCTCGACGGCCCGCCGCGGCTCATGAGCGGCCCGGAGCAGGACCTCATCATCAGGGACTTGCTGGCCGGGCACAGGGAAGGGCTCGGCACGGCCCCGGACTGGCCCCGCGAACTCGGCGACGCCCTCGACACCCGCGGCTTCCGGCAGGAGATCCGCCAGCTCTTTGACCGGGTCATCGAATACGGGCTCGTCCCGGAGGAGCTCGCGGACCTTGGCCGGGCCAACCACCGGCCCGACTGGGTGGCCGCCGCACAGCTCTACGGTGAATACCGGGACGTGGTGGACTGGGGCAAGTCCGGCTCCTTCGACCCCGCCGGCATCATCACGGCCGCGGCCACGCTGCTGACCCTGGACCCCGAGTTCCTGGAACGGGAACGGCACCGCCTGGGGCTGATCGTGGTGGACGACATCCAGGAGGCCAACAAGGCAGTCCATGAATTGCTCGCACTCGTCGGCCGCGGCAAGGACATCATTGTCTCCGCGTCGCCTGACACCGTGGTGCAGGGCTTCCGAGGCGCCCGGCCCGACCTGGTCGCCTCGCTGTCGGAAACACTGTCCACCGACGAGCGCCCCCTGCAACAGTTCGCCCTGACCGTCTCGCACCGCATGGGCCCGGAACTGGCCGCGGCCTGGTCCGGCGTGGCCGAGCGGATCTTCCAGATCCGCGGCGGACACAAGGCCCGCCAGCTGGCCTGGCCGGGCCAGTCGGAGGACACGGCTGACGGGCCCGGCGCCGAAGCAGGGGACCCGGCGTCGGACCTTGAGCAGGAATTCAACAACGAACCGGCCGTCACCGCCCACGTGGTGGCCTCCGAAGTCCATGAGCTGCGCCTGGTGGCCGAGCGCATCCTGCACCTGCAGCACCTGCGCGGGCACAGCCTCAGCGAGGTCGCCGTGATCGTGCGCACCGGTTCCGCCCTAGCGGCCCTGCAGCGGTACCTCAGCGCGCAGGGCATCGCCGTCAAGGTGCCCGTGGCCGAGAACCCCGTGCGCGACGAACCCGCCGTGCGCCCGCTGCTGGAGGCGCTTGGCATTGCGCTGGCGCCTGAAACGCTCGACGCCGAGGCCTGCGTTGCGCTGCTGACATCCCGCCTGGGTCGCTCGACCGCGCTGCATTTGCGCCGGCTGCGGCAGGCGCTGCGGCAGCAGGAACTGCACGACGGCGGCGGCCGCGCCAGCGACGAGCTGCTGGTCGAGGCGCTGCTGAACCCGGACAAGCTGGGACCCTTGGGCTGGGAGGCGGCCAATGCGCGGCGGATCGCGGCCATGCTCGCGGCAGGCCGGGCCGCCGTGGCCGAGCCCGGCGCCAATGCCGAAACCGTGCTGTGGGCGCTGTGGGATGCCTGCGACACCTCGGGCACCTGGGAAACGCAGGCGCTGCGCGGCGGCCCCACCGGCATCCGCGCGGATCGGGACCTGGACGCCGTCATGGCACTGTTCCAGACAGCTGAGCGGTATGTGGACCAGTTGCCCGGCTCCAGCCCGCAGCAGTTCCTGGACTACCTGATGGACCAGGAGCTGCCCATGGACACCCTTGCCGCCCGGGCCCAGCGCAGCGACGCCGTGGAAATCCTCACCCCGGCCAGTGCCGCCGGGCGTGAATGGCCCGTGGTCATCGTCGCCGGTCTGCAGGAAGGGGTCTGGCCCAACACGCGCCTGCGCGGTGAGCTGCTGGGCAGCCAGTTGCTGGTGGACGTGCTGGAAAAGGGTCCGGAGGCGGCGCGGCAGGTTGATCCTGCCGCCCGGCTTCGCGACATCCGCTACGACGAACTCCGCAGCTTTGCCGCGGCCATTTCCCGGGCCGGGCGCAAACTGATCCTCACGGCGGCGGCCGGCCACGAGCTGCAGCCCTCTCAGTTCATCGACCTGGCTGCGCCGTACATGCCGTCCACGGATTCCGGCGGCGAGTCCCAATACCCCGTCCGCCCCGTGGAACAGGTGCCGCGCCCCATGACACTGCGCTCGCTCGTGGCCGAGCTGCGCCAGGAATCGGAGATGCACGCCGAGCCCGAAGCTGCCCGCATGCTTGCCGTGCTGGCCGGCAACCAGGTTCCGGGAGCTGCGCCGGAGCAGTGGTGGGGGCTGGCACCGCTGAGCAGCGACGGCCCCATCATTGCTCCGGGGGAGCCCGTCGTGGTGTCCCCGTCCAAGGTGGAGGAGGTCCTGAAGTCGCCCCTGAACTGGTTTGTCAGGGCCGCCGGGGGAGAGGCCACCACCGACTTCGCCCGGAGCCTCGGCACGCTCATCCACAGCATCGCCCAGGACATCCCTGCAGGTGCAGGCCACGAGTACCTGGCCGAGCTGGAACGGCGCTGGCCCTCCCTGGGCCTGCCCGAGTCATGGGAAACCGACCAGGACTACCTGCGGGCACAGACCATGCTGGGCAAGCTGGCCCAGTACGTGATCGACGCCCGCATGGAGGGGCGTCGGCTGCTGGCCGTCGAGGAGAATTTCGCCGTCGATGTCGGGGAGCTTCCTGCTGATGCCTCCGGTGCCGGCGGAACCAACGCCGCCGACGCCGCCGACGCCGGGACCCCGCCTGCCGGGGACGGCGGCAGTCCCGCCGTCCCTCCCGCCGGGCAGCCCCGCACGGTGCGGCTCCGCGGCCAGGTGGACCGGCTCGAGGCCGACGCCAACGGAAACCTCGTGGTCGTGGACATCAAGACCGGCCGCAACAAGCCCACCAAGGAACAGGTGTTGGTCCACCCGCAGTTGGGCGCCTACCAGGTGGCCGTGGCTGCCGGAGGCTTCGAGGAACTCGCGGCCGCCGTGGGGCTGGCCGGTGCCGGATCCGGCGGAGCCGCGCTGCTGCCCCTGGGCGACACCACCAAAAGCGTCAAGACCCAGGACCAGCCGGCCATGGTGGCCGGCTCCGACGACGACCCCACCCTGAAGGTCATGGAGGCCGCACTCCTCATGGCCCAGTCCGCGTTCCCCGCGCGCCACGGAGCCGACTGGTCCGAACGCAACGGCTGCCCCCTGCCCACCATTTGCCCGCTGTGCCCGGAAGGGAAACAAGTCACCGAATGA
- a CDS encoding ATP-dependent helicase: protein MSTPTANNAGQLPNAAAAAPREPVSPYELAELLGQFPPTPEQAAIISSPLEPLLVIAGAGSGKTTTMADRVVWLVANGLVLPEEILGVTFTRKAAGELASRIRAQLSKLGTLARSGEVELAPAAAARDALEPKVSTYHSYASGIVSDYGLRLGIERDAVVLGAAEAWQLASEVVEGHDGDHEHFTAAKSTLIQSVMDLAGECAEHLQEPESVIATIDGYLAGFEALPYIAETAKPRTAAVAKQLDVLRTRSSVAALVQKYAEAKRRRNALDYGDLVALAARIARDVPHAAEMERQRYKVVLLDEFQDTSHAQLQLFAELFGAGHPVTAVGDPHQSIYGFRGASAGQLFRFPEIFLKADGGYAPTAELTIAWRNSAHILATANVMSAELTAAQARKANAKLAAGLTEEQRAAAGPRVVVSPLREKPQAPDGEVLLARYDTELAEAEAVAEEILERKGDFTHRRGAQGAMTVAVLCRRRAQFARFQSVFEARGIPYEIVGLGGLLGTPEIVDLVATLRVIADPGRSDALMRLLTGARWRIGPADLMAFADWARYLARRREWAARNRVDFDAAVLQGDTPEQAGGAEQLEPVVVTADIVDASSLVEALDYLGPDFWPESARPLSDAARTRLLALRDELRMLRGFVGEDLVNLLGVVEKTMLLDIELAAKPGSSIHHARRHLDAFADAAATFMQAAQRVDLDAFLGWLETAEAEEGGLEMTAVESNPDAVALLTVHASKGLEWDVVFVPGMNSGAFPSTRADRWSTGAKSLPWPLRGDRDDLPVWEVDVPDLKTLMDNEKLFASDVALHGEEEERRLAYVAFTRARDFLMCSSTVWGTGKKPLTVSPFLSELLPLTEGARHPAVLGPWQDDPEEGAENPVSAGAETADWPYDPLNGPVITGRTGVAARVGRRTNVERSAGSVAAASAQLAELAGSRPAAVPGTPDFLSANPRWGAEASVLLAQEKMESDQLRVELPPHISASRLVALGEDPEKVTRAMRRPIPTKPGMAARKGTAFHAWIEDYFATTGQLDFDEEPGADAYVDEAYDLAGMQETFKNSEWATRIPADLEVPIETRVADVVVRGRIDAVFRDADGGWDLIDWKTGRIPSKAQLAVRGVQLAVYRLAWSRLQDAPLEQVRAAFYYVGQDKLIRPVDLAGREELEAIVTGAYTTS from the coding sequence ATGAGCACCCCTACCGCCAACAATGCCGGCCAGCTGCCCAATGCCGCGGCCGCGGCACCCCGCGAGCCCGTGAGCCCCTACGAACTGGCCGAGCTGTTGGGCCAGTTCCCGCCCACGCCCGAGCAGGCGGCCATCATCTCCTCGCCGCTGGAACCGCTGCTGGTCATTGCAGGCGCCGGTTCCGGAAAGACCACCACCATGGCCGACCGCGTCGTTTGGCTGGTGGCCAACGGCCTGGTCCTGCCGGAGGAGATCCTCGGTGTCACCTTCACCCGCAAGGCGGCAGGTGAACTGGCCTCGCGCATCCGCGCCCAACTGTCCAAGCTGGGCACCCTGGCCCGTTCCGGTGAGGTGGAGCTGGCACCGGCCGCTGCTGCCCGGGACGCACTGGAGCCCAAGGTCTCCACCTACCATTCCTACGCCAGCGGAATCGTCAGTGACTACGGCCTGCGCCTCGGCATCGAACGCGACGCGGTGGTGCTCGGCGCCGCCGAGGCCTGGCAGCTGGCCAGCGAGGTTGTTGAGGGCCACGACGGCGACCACGAACACTTCACCGCCGCCAAGTCCACGCTCATCCAGTCCGTCATGGACCTGGCAGGCGAATGCGCAGAGCACCTGCAGGAGCCGGAGTCGGTCATCGCCACCATTGACGGCTACCTGGCCGGCTTTGAAGCACTGCCCTACATCGCAGAAACCGCCAAGCCGCGCACCGCCGCCGTCGCAAAGCAGCTGGACGTGCTGCGCACACGCTCTTCGGTGGCGGCGCTGGTGCAGAAATATGCCGAGGCCAAGCGCCGCCGCAACGCCCTGGACTACGGCGACCTCGTAGCCCTGGCTGCCCGCATTGCCCGCGACGTGCCGCATGCCGCAGAGATGGAACGACAGCGCTACAAGGTGGTGCTGCTGGATGAATTCCAGGACACCTCGCACGCGCAGCTCCAGCTCTTTGCGGAGCTCTTCGGCGCCGGCCACCCGGTCACCGCCGTGGGCGACCCCCACCAGTCGATCTACGGCTTCCGCGGCGCCTCCGCCGGCCAGCTGTTCCGCTTCCCGGAAATCTTCCTGAAGGCCGACGGCGGGTACGCGCCGACTGCCGAACTCACCATTGCATGGCGCAATTCCGCACACATCCTGGCCACCGCCAATGTCATGTCCGCAGAGCTCACGGCCGCCCAGGCCCGCAAGGCCAACGCCAAGCTCGCCGCCGGGCTGACGGAGGAGCAGCGGGCGGCCGCCGGCCCCCGGGTGGTGGTCTCGCCGCTGCGGGAGAAGCCCCAAGCTCCGGACGGGGAGGTGCTGCTGGCACGCTACGACACCGAACTGGCCGAGGCCGAGGCCGTTGCGGAGGAGATCCTGGAACGCAAGGGCGATTTCACCCACCGTCGCGGCGCCCAAGGTGCGATGACCGTGGCGGTGCTGTGCCGCCGCCGTGCGCAGTTTGCCAGGTTCCAGTCCGTGTTCGAGGCCCGCGGCATCCCGTACGAAATCGTGGGGCTGGGCGGCCTCCTCGGCACCCCCGAAATCGTTGATTTGGTGGCCACGCTTCGGGTCATCGCCGACCCCGGCCGCTCGGACGCGCTCATGCGCCTGCTGACCGGGGCCCGTTGGCGGATTGGGCCGGCGGACCTGATGGCGTTCGCGGACTGGGCACGGTACCTGGCCCGGCGCAGGGAATGGGCCGCCCGGAACAGGGTGGACTTTGACGCAGCAGTGCTGCAGGGCGACACACCCGAACAAGCAGGTGGGGCGGAACAACTTGAACCTGTTGTGGTGACCGCGGACATCGTGGATGCCTCATCCCTGGTGGAGGCGCTGGACTACCTTGGCCCGGACTTCTGGCCGGAGTCGGCCCGGCCGCTGAGCGATGCGGCGCGGACCCGGCTGCTGGCGCTGCGCGACGAACTGCGCATGCTGCGCGGTTTCGTGGGGGAGGACCTCGTCAACTTGCTGGGCGTCGTGGAGAAGACCATGCTCCTGGACATCGAGCTGGCTGCCAAGCCCGGCTCCAGCATCCACCATGCCCGCCGGCACCTGGACGCCTTCGCGGACGCCGCCGCCACCTTCATGCAGGCTGCGCAGCGCGTGGACCTGGACGCCTTCCTGGGCTGGCTGGAAACCGCCGAGGCCGAGGAGGGCGGCCTGGAAATGACGGCCGTGGAGTCGAACCCGGACGCCGTGGCTCTGCTGACGGTGCACGCGTCGAAGGGGCTGGAATGGGATGTGGTGTTCGTTCCCGGCATGAATTCGGGCGCCTTCCCCAGCACCCGGGCCGACCGCTGGAGCACCGGCGCCAAGTCGCTGCCGTGGCCGCTCCGGGGGGACCGGGACGACCTCCCCGTGTGGGAAGTGGACGTGCCGGACCTGAAGACGCTCATGGACAATGAGAAGCTGTTTGCCTCGGATGTGGCGCTCCATGGCGAGGAAGAGGAACGCCGGCTGGCCTACGTGGCGTTCACCCGGGCCCGCGACTTCCTGATGTGTTCGAGCACTGTCTGGGGGACCGGGAAGAAGCCGCTCACTGTCTCGCCGTTCCTGTCCGAACTGTTGCCGCTGACTGAGGGCGCCAGGCATCCAGCCGTGCTGGGTCCGTGGCAGGACGACCCCGAGGAAGGCGCGGAGAACCCGGTCAGCGCCGGGGCCGAAACCGCCGACTGGCCCTATGACCCCCTCAACGGACCGGTGATCACGGGCCGGACCGGTGTGGCCGCCCGCGTTGGCCGGCGTACCAACGTGGAGCGTTCAGCCGGCTCTGTTGCTGCGGCCTCCGCCCAGCTCGCCGAACTGGCAGGCAGCCGGCCAGCGGCCGTGCCGGGCACGCCCGACTTCCTGTCAGCCAACCCCCGCTGGGGCGCCGAGGCCAGCGTGCTGCTGGCACAGGAAAAGATGGAAAGCGACCAGCTCCGGGTAGAGCTGCCGCCGCACATTTCAGCCTCCCGCCTCGTGGCACTGGGCGAGGACCCGGAAAAGGTCACGCGCGCCATGCGCCGCCCCATCCCCACCAAGCCGGGCATGGCCGCTCGAAAGGGCACCGCCTTCCACGCCTGGATTGAGGACTACTTTGCCACCACCGGCCAGCTCGACTTTGACGAGGAACCCGGTGCCGACGCCTACGTGGACGAGGCCTACGACCTGGCCGGGATGCAGGAGACGTTCAAGAACTCCGAATGGGCAACCCGGATTCCGGCTGACCTTGAGGTGCCCATAGAAACCCGGGTGGCAGACGTGGTGGTCCGCGGCCGCATCGACGCAGTCTTCCGCGACGCCGACGGCGGCTGGGACCTGATCGACTGGAAGACTGGCCGGATTCCGTCCAAGGCGCAGCTGGCAGTGCGCGGCGTGCAGCTTGCCGTGTATAGGCTCGCCTGGTCCCGGCTCCAGGACGCGCCCCTGGAACAGGTCAGGGCTGCGTTTTACTACGTCGGCCAGGACAAGCTCATCCGCCCCGTGGACCTGGCAGGCCGGGAAGAGCTCGAAGCCATCGTCACCGGCGCTTACACCACGTCTTAA
- a CDS encoding macrolide 2'-phosphotransferase, with product MRRLTAIELAAIASAAVPGLNVTAFGPEPDDAADFSSALLVDSENRRWRVRSPRHAEASTRLETERQVLRAFSPAIRAELPFLLPSVAGTVRQGELITFVYSHIAGKAESVEELESGTAALALEIGRAIAAIHDLPQELVTTFDLPSYTANEYRQRKLNELDQAATTGKIPPPLLRRWEHAMEDIALWRFNSCVVHGDLHEDNILLDNDQVSAVIGWTDLRVGDPADDFAWLVAINQPDFVDTVMQAYAAARNETPDPHLLRRAALSAEFALAQWLVKGYAADSARMVEDAESMLKTLEADIAEHGGQPISVEDDPVPAAMPAAATGPAAAGRAPAPEGTAASSTSSGAPDAPASAPAAAAKVQSSPIPAPDAAPAEAAAEASPATDNAGPSGSDARPVHAAEGTPAGAEAPSGAGEADAADNPAGDKAGDDTAATDHAAETGKHVAEDVDTTAMKVIPLDK from the coding sequence GTGAGAAGATTGACTGCGATTGAATTGGCCGCGATAGCCAGCGCCGCCGTGCCCGGACTCAACGTCACCGCGTTTGGGCCGGAGCCGGACGATGCAGCCGACTTTTCCTCCGCACTCCTGGTTGATTCCGAGAACCGCCGCTGGCGTGTCCGCTCGCCCCGCCATGCCGAAGCCAGCACCCGCCTGGAAACCGAGCGCCAGGTGCTGCGTGCCTTCTCCCCCGCGATCCGGGCCGAACTGCCGTTCCTGTTGCCCAGCGTGGCCGGAACCGTGCGGCAGGGGGAATTGATCACTTTCGTGTACTCGCACATTGCAGGCAAGGCCGAATCCGTGGAGGAGCTGGAATCCGGCACCGCTGCACTGGCCCTGGAAATCGGCCGGGCGATCGCCGCCATCCACGACCTGCCGCAAGAATTGGTCACCACCTTTGACCTGCCCAGCTACACCGCCAACGAATACCGCCAGCGCAAGCTGAACGAGCTGGACCAGGCCGCCACCACCGGAAAGATCCCGCCGCCGCTGCTGCGCCGCTGGGAGCACGCAATGGAGGACATTGCGCTCTGGCGTTTCAACTCCTGCGTGGTCCACGGCGACCTGCATGAGGACAACATCCTTCTGGACAACGACCAGGTCAGCGCCGTCATCGGCTGGACCGACCTGCGCGTGGGCGACCCCGCCGACGACTTTGCCTGGCTCGTGGCCATCAACCAACCCGATTTCGTGGACACTGTCATGCAGGCCTACGCCGCCGCCCGCAACGAGACCCCGGACCCGCACCTCCTGCGCCGGGCGGCGTTGAGCGCAGAATTTGCCCTGGCCCAGTGGCTGGTAAAGGGCTACGCAGCAGACAGTGCCCGCATGGTGGAGGACGCCGAATCCATGCTCAAGACGCTCGAGGCCGACATTGCCGAGCACGGCGGGCAGCCCATCAGCGTCGAGGACGATCCCGTCCCGGCCGCAATGCCGGCCGCCGCAACTGGGCCCGCCGCGGCGGGCCGAGCGCCGGCACCAGAAGGCACCGCGGCATCCTCAACATCATCCGGCGCACCTGACGCCCCGGCGTCCGCCCCCGCGGCAGCGGCCAAGGTGCAGTCCAGCCCCATCCCGGCGCCGGACGCCGCGCCCGCTGAGGCCGCTGCAGAAGCGTCGCCGGCCACGGACAACGCCGGCCCATCCGGCAGCGACGCCCGCCCGGTGCATGCGGCGGAGGGCACCCCCGCCGGCGCAGAGGCACCCTCCGGAGCAGGGGAAGCGGATGCCGCGGACAACCCTGCCGGTGACAAGGCCGGCGACGACACGGCGGCCACGGACCATGCGGCCGAAACAGGCAAGCATGTTGCCGAGGACGTGGACACCACGGCCATGAAAGTCATCCCCCTCGACAAGTAG
- the nudC gene encoding NAD(+) diphosphatase, protein MTFASPTPEPVLDRQCEQRDAPGYLAAVLASASHRVVLFHRGKALLQGSGLGYFDPAELPEVLPAGTTSVFLGQVRPGQGHPLPDGTDLVLHVLPNDTENLDWVPGDSAFAGYRDAAQELHKGDAQVFIQAQAVANWHLSHTHCPRCGTPTEVEASGWVRGCAKDGSEHFPRTDPAVIVAIVGADGRILLANNFAWEENRYSTVAGFVEAGESAEDGAVREIAEEVGVHLHSLEYIGSQAWPFPRSLMLGFIGHTNDIDAAPDNVEVRAARWFGREELQQAVLSGEAAISHRQSIARTLIEEWYGGPILEPGDNA, encoded by the coding sequence ATGACTTTTGCCAGCCCCACGCCCGAGCCCGTGCTTGACCGCCAATGTGAACAGCGGGACGCGCCGGGGTACCTGGCGGCCGTGCTGGCCTCGGCCAGCCACCGGGTGGTGCTGTTCCACCGCGGCAAGGCCCTGCTTCAGGGGTCCGGGCTTGGCTATTTCGATCCCGCCGAGCTGCCGGAAGTGCTGCCCGCAGGCACCACCTCCGTCTTCCTCGGCCAGGTGCGCCCCGGCCAGGGCCACCCGCTGCCGGACGGCACCGACCTTGTGCTGCATGTGCTCCCCAACGACACCGAGAATCTGGACTGGGTGCCCGGGGACAGTGCCTTTGCCGGGTACCGCGACGCCGCACAGGAACTGCACAAGGGGGATGCCCAGGTCTTTATCCAGGCCCAGGCCGTGGCCAACTGGCACCTCAGCCACACCCACTGCCCGCGCTGCGGCACCCCCACAGAGGTGGAGGCCTCAGGCTGGGTGCGCGGCTGCGCCAAGGACGGCTCGGAGCACTTTCCACGCACTGATCCGGCAGTCATCGTGGCCATCGTCGGCGCGGACGGGCGGATCCTGCTGGCCAACAACTTTGCCTGGGAGGAAAACCGCTACTCCACCGTTGCCGGCTTCGTGGAAGCGGGCGAAAGCGCCGAAGACGGTGCCGTGCGAGAAATTGCGGAGGAAGTGGGCGTGCACCTGCATTCGCTGGAGTACATCGGTTCCCAGGCCTGGCCGTTCCCCCGCTCCCTCATGCTGGGATTCATCGGCCACACCAATGACATCGATGCAGCACCAGACAACGTGGAGGTGCGTGCCGCCCGGTGGTTCGGCCGTGAAGAATTGCAGCAGGCCGTGCTCAGCGGCGAAGCTGCCATCTCGCACCGGCAGTCCATAGCCCGCACACTGATTGAAGAATGGTACGGCGGCCCCATCCTTGAACCTGGTGACAACGCATGA